Proteins from one Oryza sativa Japonica Group chromosome 12, ASM3414082v1 genomic window:
- the LOC107279592 gene encoding small ribosomal subunit protein uS12m-like — MPTKNQLIRHGREEKQRTDRTRASDQCPQKQGVCLRVSTRTPKKPNSALRKIAKVRLSNRHDIFAHIPGEGHNSQEHSIVLVRGGRVKDSPGVKSHRIRGVKDLLGIPDRRKGRSKYGAERPKSK, encoded by the coding sequence ATGCCTACAAAAAATCAATTGATTCGTCATGGTAGAGAAGAAAAACAGCGCACGGACCGTACTCGAGCTTCGGATCAATGTCCCCAAAAGCAAGGAGTATGCCTGCGTGTTTCGACGAGAACACCGAAAAAACCTAATTCAGCTCTACGTAAGATAGCAAAAGTACGGTTGAGCAATCGACATGATATATTTGCTCACATTCCAGGCGAAGGTCATAATTCGCAGGAACATTCTATAGTCTTAGTCAGAGGAGGTAGAGTGAAAGATTCGCCAGGTGTGAAATCCCATCGTATTCGAGGAGTCAAGGATTTACTGGGAATTCCGGATCGTAGAAAGGGAAGATCTAAATATGGTGCAGAAAGACCAAAATCGAAATGA